One segment of Cryptococcus neoformans var. grubii H99 chromosome 2, complete sequence DNA contains the following:
- a CDS encoding threonine synthase — protein MAQEMRYFSTRGGKETLSFEDAVLTGLAPNGGLYIPTHIPALPKDWKTKWAGLSFPELSHEILSLFVPTSVIPSDDLQSIINTAYSSFRSPATTPIRQTGDNEYVLELWHGPTWAFKDVALQFLGELFRYFLERRNKDKTEDMEELTVVGATSGDTGSAAIYGLRSKPSITIFILYPDGRVSPIQEAQMATVPDANVYCVAVEDSDFDTCQSIVKTLFSDAQFNATHRLGAINSINWARILAQIVYYFSAYFQLPEEARKDGAKLQFVVPTGNFGDILAGWYAKKLGLPMEQLVVATNENDILERFFRTGRYEADDAVQQDQTAETAAVNGSSDGQQAVSAVKATHSPAMDILLSSNFERLLYYLALETNGTEGSDEEKRFKAQERLNDWMSTLKKDGKVDLGEDVRQAAGKDFWAERVSDGQTLEEIQKYYRREKYGPYVVDPHTAVGLTAQERSAKKASPDTTWITLSTAHPAKFSGAVELALSASEFPDFDFRRDVLPDELKKLEGLEKRVHRVKGEEGVRALIEKVKSASHEKVDAEEGRGSL, from the exons ATGGCCCAGGAAATGAGATACTTTTCCACAAGAGGTGGCAAGGAGACCCTATCCTTCGAGGAC GCCGTCTTGACCGGTCTCGCCCCCAACGGAGG TCTCTACATCCCCACCCACATCCCTGCCCTTCCCAAGGACTGGAAGACCAAGTGGGCCGGTCTTTCGTTCCCAGAGCTCTCCCACGAaatcctctctcttttcgTCCCCACCTCTGTCATTCCCTCCGACGACCTCCAGTCAATCATCAACACTGCCTACAGCTCCTTCCGATCCCCCGCCACTACGCCCATCAGGCAGACTGGTGACAATGAATACGTTCTCGAGCTTTGGCATGGGCCCACATGGGCTTTTAAGGACGTGGCCCTTCAGTTCTTGGGAGAGTTGTTCAGGTACtttttggagaggaggaacaaGGACAAGACTGAGGATATGGAAGAATTGACCGTTGTCGGTGCTACCAGTGGCGACACAGGAAG TGCTGCCATCTACGGTCTCCGATCCAAGCCTtccatcaccatcttcatcctctacCCCGACGGCCGAGTGTCCCCTATCCAGGAGGCACAAATGGCCACTGTCCCCGACGCCAATGTCTACTGCGTCGCTGTTGAGGACTCTGATTTTGACACTTGTCAGAGCATCGTCAAGACCCTCTTTTCGGACGCCCAGTTCAACGCCACTCACCGTCTCGGTGCTATCAACTCGATCAACTGGGCCCGTATCCTTGCTCAAATCGTCTACTACTTCTCCGCCTACTTCCAGCTTCCCGAAGAGGCCAGGAAGGACGGTGCAAAGCTTCAATTCGTAGTGCCCACTGGGAACTTTGGTGACATTCTTGCTGGCTGGTACGCCAAGAAGCTCGGCCTGCCCATGGAGCAACTCGTCGTCGCGACCAACGAGAACGACATTCTCGAGCGGTTCTTCAGGACCGGGAGGTACGAGGCTGATGACGCTGTGCAACAAGACCAGACTGCCGAGACTGCTGCTGTCAACGGCTCTAGCGACGGGCAGCAGGCTGTCAGCGCCGTCAAGGCGACTCACTCTCCCGCTATGgacatcctcctttcttccaacTTTGAGAGGCTCTTGTACTACCTTGCGCTTGAGACCAACGGCACCGAGGGCTCcgatgaggagaagaggttcAAGGCTCAGGAGAGGTTGAACGACTGGATGAGcactttgaagaaggatggcaaggtcgatcttggagaggatgtgAGGCAGGCTGCTGGCAAGGACTTTTGGGCCGAAAGGGTATCTGACGGTCAG ACGCTCGAGGAGATTCAAAAGTACTACAGGCGTGAGAAGTACGGTCCTTATGTCGTCGACCCCCACACCGCCGTCGGCCTTACCGCTCAGGAGCGCTCTGCCAAGAAGGC TTCCCCCGACACCACTTGGATCACTCTCTCCACTGCGCACCCCGCGAAATTCTCTGGTGCTGTTGAGCTCGCTCTCTCAGCCTCCGAGTTCCCCGATTTTGACTTTCGACGGGATGTGCTCCCGGACGAGCTCAAGAAGCTGGAGGGTCTCGAGAAGCGAGTACACAGAGtcaagggcgaggagggtgtGCGTGCGCTGATTGAAAAGGTGAAGAGTGCGAGCCATGAAAAAGTGGATGCGGAAGAGGGACGAGGGTCTCTTTAA
- a CDS encoding mRNA guanylyltransferase, with protein sequence MPAHTPIPDIPGELLTDPTLQYFLAERVSNLCGIGGGKFPGSQPVSFSSSSLDLLEKEDFWVCEKSDGVRVLVFIVVNQSTEQQEVWLIDRKQRFFKIQGLYFAHWENRSAFLGETLLDGELVIDIDPISGAQTLMYYAFDCMVLHGENIMEKPLLKRYARLHDWVIKPFATALSANPDMRRTIPFMMVAKREELSYHLRFVMEEHIPKLKHGHDGLIFTCVHTPYVAGTDENILKWKPPSENSIDFKVELRFPPLADSDEPDYRAKPEFLLNTWLGGDRYEFFDFMAMTDDEWQRFKESEEQLDERIVEVCWDSQIQAWKMLRMRDDKPHGNHKSIVDKILVSINDGVEIEELYARADTIKAAWKERAKQRSQQQPPQNQKPPPQAYGQDLYTPGHGYAHTGYNPDHSHPPPQQGIMSGLRR encoded by the exons ATGCCGGCCCATACTCCCATCCCAGACATCCCCGGAGAACTACTTACGGATCCCACACTCCAATACTTCCTCGCGGAGCGCGTTTCCAACCTTTGTGGAATAGGAGGTGGCAAGTTCCCAGGCTCACAGCCAGTCAGCTtttcgtcctcctccttaGATCTCCtagaaaaagaagatttCTGGGTCTGCGAGAAGAGTGATGGTGTTAGGGTTTTGGTCTTCATTGTCGTCAACCAATCGACTGAGCAACAAGAGGTTTGGCTG ATCGATCGGAAACAAAGGTTCTTCAAAATCCAAGGATTATATTTTGCTCATTGGGAGAATCGTTCGGCCTTTCTTGGCGAAACTTTATTGGACGGCGAGCTCGTCATCGATATTGACCCCATTTCGGGTGCA CAAACCCTAATGTATTACGCCTTTGATTGCATGGTATTGCACGGTGAAAATATCATGGAGAAGCCTCTACTAAAGAGATATGCT AGGCTTCATGATTGGGTTATCAAACCATTTGCAACGGCGCTGTCTGCGAATCCCGATATGAGACGGACAATCCCTTTTAT GATGGTCGccaaaagagaagagttgTCCTATCACCTTCGCTTCGTTATGGAGGAGCACATACCCAAGCTGAAGCATGGTCACGATGGTTTGATCTTTACATGTGTCCACACCCCGTACGTTGCGGGGACTGACGAAAACAT TCTTAAATGGAAACCACCTTCGGAGAATTCGATTGATTTTAAGGTCGAACTCCGTTTCCCTCCTCTAGCAGATTCCGACGAGCCAGACTACAGAGCAAAGCCCGAATTCCTTCTTAACACCTGGCTGGGAGGCGATAGATATGAGTTTTTCGATTTTATGGCTATGACTGATGACGAATGGCAAAG GTTCAAGGAATCAGAAGAGCAATTGGATGAGCGGATAGTAGAGGTCTGTTGGGACAGCCAGATACAAGCATGGAAGATGCTGCGAATGCGGGACGACAAGCCGCATGGGAATCACAAATCCATCGTGGACAAGATTCTCGTCAGCATCAATGACGGGGTAgaaattgaagaa CTGTATGCCCGTGCGGACACCATCAAAGCTGCctggaaagaaagagcAAAGCAGCGCAGCCAACAGCAACCGCCACAAAATCAAAAACCTCCGCCACAAGCTTATGGACAAGATCTTTATACTCCTGGTCACGGGTATGCCCATACTGGCTATAACCCAGACCACAGCCATCCACCACCCCAACAAGGCATCATGTCTGGTTTGAGGCGTTAG
- a CDS encoding nuclear pore complex protein Nup98-Nup96, whose amino-acid sequence MFGGTSAWGQNNQNQQQQQGGGLFGGGGGGTFGQQNTGGFGQSGTTGGFGQPAQNTGGVFGGGATANTGFGGFGASNQQQQQPQQSNAFGAARPTFGASGSTFGQNTAGGGLFGSSNTANTGFGSNTSNTSGGGLFGAKPATATFGSGATSNLFGAKPSTGFGASTNTQEVLKGPAELQTYRTDIPPPPPPSTGTANPIYYPTWQADPSTNTALGKEGPPHLFHSITAMLPYRGCSWEELRALDYQQGRKEATPQQQNAFGASSSGGFGQPASTGFGQQPATTGFGAKPAGTGLFGSSSPATGFGSTSNTSTGFGTSNTNTGGGLFGQSQPQQGSSLFSQTNTNTGGGLFGQTQPQQNTGGGLFGSNNTNTTNPFGAQNTQQPQATSTFGGFGQGKPAFGSTGTTGFGTGSAGTSTFGQAGTGTTGFGGFGQTQPQQQQQQQQPATSGGLFGGGGFGANTQQQAPGTGLFGQSAQQQQPAATGFGASKPGGLFGSTTTPASTSTGFGGFGQTSNTSQPAGTGLFGSTNTNTNTTGGGLFGQTQPQQTNQQPATGGGLFGSTSTAPTTGGGLFGAKPATTTAPSTGLFGQTQQTQQPAQTGGGLFGNTASTTGGGLFGSTTNNSLGQLGQQNQQSGGGLFGAKPATGGGLFGGASTTGTGTGLFGQQPQQQQQQQQQPQTGTTGGLFGNLGQSQPASTGLLGSTTTQPAQQSTFGGGGLFSGLGQSAVQQPQQQQQQLQPSLTASIDQNPYGNNPLFAYSGQKLEIGSQSKKPALPPLTASSYRLTPSTNKSKINKLRGFASPLNVSQSPGRAGSPLSISSPGRSSLFNSPAAPDRYKGLSDTALTPNAFVPRPNIKKLSVTPNIGSSIGGSDQLESVLGKSALKTSTSSLKGTISTPQTPGTPLVFHPPVNGTPSRPEIADSSATRSTSAIASPRVAGSERAPKKGDYWCRPKLEKLEQMSKEDLSQLSGFTAGRRGFGEVSFLEPVDLTLAPLEDILGSIIVVDQSELSVYPDDYSQKPERGQGLNVPARIMLENVFTTDKATKDWVRDPEDPRFQKFVRRVKAIPDTEFISYTDDGTWTFRVEHFTTYGIADSDEDESIENRDLGRRGKDVVRDFSRSPSGTSAEDDDDEIFPPTKSIRDVETEHDSGFEEDQLSEESYMEDGLTEADESGEMEFPQASWDLPIKSQLGAEGMKNLRGMQDSFFGSSASMTRPGKDLALSKKREAEKGYESFFREAEEENVKLDERAIKRTSFGETQISLPKLRQPRKYARVTEEESVAKGAEGLRVDAGLALGRSFRCSWGPNGELVHLGKICSPTESIRADTDAVVYIEKVDVLSEEPKVETSKSQRLLSLHLETSLIEQVEGMPTVTINPGIRFRDFASRFDAGDRSHEANVFRLGVALFDEIDIQLPEGSSEELIERISSIRRKLALSKWLEDAVAPLVDSDLITRSEDQPGKIFSLLSGHQVEHAVESALKAGNMRLATLLSQAGGEESFKDELLKQLEDWQAYKVNPLIAVGYRKLYALLAGITDVSAGDPSRGSDGCPDVLIADDLDWKRAFGLHLWYGIPFENTIRDVVDSYTFSLSSTHPPARPLPPYLEKPSDNIRSWNLPTEPTDVLYNLLQLYSDDAISLDQVLRSRDTSPSPFDVRLAWHLYVLLSRVLRRRDFEDRDESTGYSANADRLTAGYAAQLEEIGEWKWAAFVLLHLETVDGRSKALHALLYRHPAATKEDQAFLTETLCIPEEWIYESRAAFLCSTGDAWAEYHALLQAKLYDRAHKILVEKLAPEAVLRDDKTLLRRLCLKLEGKGVSGWEYGGKLFLEWADISEDTARPLASPLGFLRRRNISVY is encoded by the exons ATGTTCGGCGGCACTTCGGCATGGGGTCAAAATAACCAAaatcaacaacagcagcaaggcGGAGGTCTCTttggcggtggaggaggaggaactTTCGGCCAGCAGAATACTGGAG GGTTCGGCCAAAGTGGCACCACTGGTGGATTTGGACAGCCTGCACAAAATACTGGCGGTGTTTTCGGCGGCGGAGCTACGGCCAACACTGGATTTG GTGGATTTGGAGCCAGTAaccaacagcaacaacaaccacAACAATCTAATGCGTTTGGAGCTGCGAGGCCGACGTTTGGTGCCTCAGGATCAACTTTTGGTCAAAACACCG CTGGAGGTGGTCTTTTTGGAAGCTCAAACACAGCCAACACTGGATTTGGTTCAAATACTTCCAACACGTCTGGCGGAGGTCTCTTTGGTGCTAAACCTGCGACTGCTACGTTTGGATCGGGCGCAACTTCAAACCTCTTCGGCGCTAAGCCTTCCACTGGCTTTGGTGCTTCCACCAATACTCAGGAGGTCCTCAAGGGTCCTGCTGAACTCCAAACCTACCGAACCGATAtcccccctcctcctcctccctcgaCTGGTACTGCCAATCCAATCTATTACCCTACTTGGCAGGCCGATCCTTCCACCAATACGGCTCTTGGTAAGGAGGGACCGCCCCATCTTTTCCACTCTATCACTGCTATGCTTCCCTACCGAGGCTGCAGTTGGGAAGAATTGAGAGCGTTGGATTACcagcaaggaagaaaggaggcCACGCCCCAGCAGCAGAATGCCTTTGgagcctcctcctcaggAGGCTTCGGTCAGCCTGCAAGCACTGGATTCGGTCAGCAACCTGCTACTACTGGATTTGGCGCCAAACCAGCTGGCACTGGTCTCTTTGGGTCGTCCTCCCCTGCTACTGGCTTTGGTTCGACGTCAAATACCAGCACTGGGTTCGGCACTTCCAACACCAACACGGGTGGCGGGTTGTTCGGCCAATCCCAACCTCAACAAGGTTCTTCACTGTTTAGTCAGACCAATACCAATACTGGTGGTGGCCTTTTCGGCCAGACGCAACCTCAACAAAACACTGGTGGTGGTCTTTTTGGCAGCAACAACACCAACACTACCAATCCCTTCGGTGCTCAAAACACACAACAGCCTCAGGCTACAAGCACTTTTGGAGGGTTTGGCCAGGGTAAGCCTGCGTTTGGAAGCACAGGTACTACAGGTTTTGGGACAGGCAGTGCCGGTACGAGCACATTTGGTCAAGCAGGGACAGGCACAACTGGTTTCGGCGGCTTCGGTCAAACGCAACcgcaacaacaacagcaacagcaacaacctgCGACGAGCGGCGGATTATTTGGCGGTGGCGGATTTG GTGCTAATACTCAGCAGCAAGCTCCCGGTACGGGACTTTTCGGCCAGAGTgctcaacagcagcagcctgCTGCGACTGGGTTTGGTGCCTCGAAGCCTGGTGGATTATTTGGAAGCACAACTACCCCTGCTTCCACAAGTACAGGATTTGGCG GTTTTGGTCAGACCAGCAACACGAGTCAACCTGCCGGCACCGGTTTGTTTGGAAGCACTAATACAAACACCAACACTACTGGAGGCGGATTATTCGGCCAGACCCAGCCCCAACAAACGAACCAACAGCCAGCAACCGGCGGGGGTCTCTTTGGGAGCACCAGCACTGCCCCTACAACTGGTGGTGGTCTGTTTGGTGCTAAGCCTGCTACTACTACAGCTCCTAGTACAGGTCTTTTCGGCCAAACGCAACAGACTCAGCAACCTGCCCAAACGGGAGGTGGGTTATTTGGCAACACCGCTTCAACGACCGGTGGCGGGCTCTTTGGGAGTACCACAAACAACTCCCTTGGTCAATTAGGCCAACAAAACCAACAGAGCGGTGGCGGATTGTTTGGCGCGAAACCAGCCACAGGCGGAGGTCTGTTTGGTGGAGCAAGCACTACCGGTACCGGTACTGGTCTCTTTGGTCAACAGccccagcagcagcagcagcaacagcaacagcctcAAACTGGTACCACAGGCGGACTGTTTGGCAACCTCGGTCAATCACAGCCTGCTTCAACAGGCTTGTTAGGCAGCACGACGACTCAGCCGGCTCAGCAAAGCACctttggcggtggtggtctTTTCAGCGGATTGGGACAGTCAGCTGTGCAGCAACcccagcaacaacagcagcaactgCAACCTAGTCTCACGGCGTCAATCGACCAAAACCCATACGGGAATAACCCTCTCTTTGCGTACAGTGGCCAAAAGCTTGAAATTGGCTCACAGTCCAAGAAGCCAGCCCTCCCCCCGCTCACCGCATCATCTTACCGTCTCACCCCCTCGACCAACAAGTCTAAGATCAATAAACTTCGTGGCTTCGCGTCGCCCCTCAATGTGTCTCAGAGCCCTGGCCGAGCCGGTAGCCCTCTTTCTATCAGCTCCCCTGGTCGTTCTAGCTTGTTCAACTCCCCCGCTGCTCCTGACAGATATAAGGGTCTGAGTGACACCGCCCTGACCCCCAACGCCTTTGTGCCCCGTCCAAACATCAAGAAACTCTCGGTGACACCGAACATTGGCAGCTCCATTGGCGGTAGTGACCAGCTGGAGTCTGTCCTTGGCAAATCAGCTCTCAAAACCTCCACGAGCTCCCTCAAGGGTACTATTTCTACCCCTCAGACACCTGGTACTCCTCTTGTATTCCATCCTCCTGTGAATGGTACACCCTCCCGTCCTGAAATCGCCGATTCTTCTGCCACCCGATCAACCTCGGCCATCGCATCACCCCGAGTTGCAGGGTCTGAGCGTGCACCCAAGAAAGGTGATTATTGGTGTAGACCGAAGTTGGAAAAGCTCGAACAAATGAGCAAAGAAGATCTCTCCCAGCTGAGTGGTTTCACCGCAGGTCGACGTGGTTTCGGTGAAGTTTCGTTCCTTGAACCTGTTGATTTAACTCTTGCCCCCTTGGAAGATATTCTTGGCTCTATAATAGTCGTTGACCAATCTGAGCTTTCTGTCTACCCCGACGACTATTCTCAAAAACCTGAAAGGGGCCAAGGTCTGAATGTGCCAGCTAGAATCATGCTTGAGAATGTATTTACCACGGACAAGGCAACCAAAGATTGGGTGCGAGACCCTGAAGATCCAAGATTCCAGAAGTTTGTTAGGCGTGTAAAGGCTATTCCTGACACCGAATTCATCAGTTATACAGATGATGGTACCTGGACCTTCCGTGTGGAGCACTTTACAACCTATGGCATTGCCgatagtgatgaggatgagagtaTTGAAAATAGGGACCTGGGAAGGCGGGGGAAAGATGTTGTTAGGGATTTTTCCAGATCTCCATCGGGGACGTCAGCagaggacgacgatgacgagaTATTTCCTCCTACCAAGAGTATCCGGGATGTTGAAACCGAGCACGACTCTGGGTTTGAAGAGGACCAGCTTTCAGAAGAGTCTTATATGGAAGATGGGCTGACAGAGGCGGATGAGAGCGGTGAGATGGAGTTTCCTCAAGCTAGTTGGGATCTTCCCATCAAATCGCAACTGGGAGCTGAGGGAATGAAGAACTTGCGAGGTATGCAAGACTCTTTTTTCGGGTCTTCCGCTTCTATGACGAGACCTGGCAAAGATTTAGCATtatcaaagaagagggaggcAGAAAAAGGGTATGAGTCGTTTTTTCGTGAAGCCGAGGAGGAAAATGTGAAGCTTGATGAGCGGGCTATCAAG CGGACCTCTTTCGGCGAAACTCAAATAAGCCTGCCCAAACTTCGCCAACCAAGGAAGTATGCGAGAGTAactgaggaagagagtgtGGCCAAGGGAGCAGAGGGGCTAAGAGTGGACGCGGGACTAGCTTTGGGAAGGTCTTTTAGATGTTCTTGGGGTCCTAACGGAGAACTGGTACATCTTGGGAAGATTTGTTCGCCGACTGAGTCAAT TCGAGCGGACACCGATGCCGTTGTCTATATCGAGAAAGTGGATGTACTATCGGAAGAACCTAAGGTGGAAACATCCAAGTCTCAAAGACTACTCTCCCTTCACCTGGAAACCAGTTTAATTGAACAGGTGGAGGGTATGCCAACGGTCACCATCAACCCAGGCATTCGGTTCCGCGACTTTGCTTCTCGATTTGACGCGGGTGATCGCTCCCACGAAGCCAACGTTTTCCGCCTTGGTGTTGCCCTTTTCGATGAAATTGACATTCAACTTCCTGAAGGATCATCGGAAGAGCTTATCGAACGTATTTCGTCTATCCGCCGAAAACTGGCTTTATCCAAATGGTTGGAGGATGCTGTTGCTCCTTTGGTTGATTCCGATCTAATCACTCGAAGCGAGGACCAGCCAGGCAAgattttctctcttctgaGCGGCCATCAAGTCGAGCATGCTGTCGAGTCTGCCTTGAAGGCCGGCAATATGAGGTTAGCAACGTTATTGTCCCAAGCGGGTGGGGAGGAAAGTTTTAAAGACGAACTCTTGAAGCAATTGGAAGACTGGCAGGCGTACAAAGTGAACCCTCTAATTGCTGTTGGTTACCGGAAACTCTACGCACTTTTGGCAGGTATCACCGATGTTTCAGCCGGCGATCCATCACGAGGGTCTGATGGATGTCCTGACGTTTTGATTGCTGATGATCTTGACTGGAAGCGTGCTTTTGGTCTCCATCTTTGGTACGGTATACCTTTTGAAAATACCATCCGAGATGTCGTCGACTCTTAtaccttttccctttcatctACTCATCCACCTGCTAGACCTCTTCCGCCATACCTTGAGAAACCATCCGACAACATTCGTTCCTGGAATCTTCCTACTGAACCTACAGATGTTCTCtacaatcttcttcaactttaTTCCGACGACGCCATATCTCTTGACCAGGTGCTCCGATCGCGAGATACATCTCCTAGCCCGTTTGACGTGCGGTTAGCATGGCATCTTTACGTGTTGCTTTCCAGAgtgttgagaagaagagacttTGAAGATAGGGATGAGAGTACTGGATACAGTGCGAACGCTGACCGATTGACGGCGGGTTATGCAGCGCAATTGGAAGAGATTGGCGAATGGAAGTGGGCTGCCTTTGTGTTGTTGCACCTTGAGACAGTCGATGG GCGTTCCAAGGCTCTTCATGCCCTTCTTTACCGACATCCAGCCGCTACTAAAGAGGATCAAGCTTTCTTGACGGAAACCCTCTGCATTCCAGAAGAATGGATATATGAATCTCGGGCAGCTTTCCTCTGTTCGACTGGTGATGCCTGGGCCGAGTACcatgctcttcttcaagccaAGCTCTACGATCGAGCGCACAAGATTCTTGTGGAGAAGTTGGCGCCAGAAGCGGTCTTGAGGGACGACAAGACTCTTTTGAGAAGGTTGTGCTTAAAGTTGGAAGGCAAGGGTGTTTCCGGTTGGGAGTATGGCGGAAAG TTATTCTTGGAATGGGCCGACATTTCGGAAGATACCGCTCGACCTCTTGCGTCGCCGCTCGGCTTCTTGCGTCGGCGTAATATCTCTGTATATTAA